A region of the Mytilus edulis chromosome 11, xbMytEdul2.2, whole genome shotgun sequence genome:
aaaaccaacgatttaGTTTGTATATCTAAAttggaaaataccaatgaacaacatcaacaacgataactgctgaacgagatgctcctgaatcaatcaggacaggtgcataaacatgcagcggctatggatagttttgtttcgccagcatacaatataattgcagttgaaggcaaatccttccgaagttctttgtactttattcctctaacaacgaacattgtttgatagggaatataagtaagggggaaagaaaccaattttttgttcttcacggAAATGCCCgctgttataactttttatcggaGCACTCCAGGTTTTATgctaaaacaaatattctcacagatttacacagtgtggtggggtgcttttatgtttaaaatcgctatatacaggttagactgtgatttaacaaatgttgatatctttttataatatttacaaaaagaaaacggtgcgggaaatggacatgactacaattccggatgcgggaagcgggaatataaaaaaaataaaaaaattctgttttgaaaaaaataggtgcgggcgggtccgtcgaacaagggatcaaattggtgtggcctaaagggtcaaagtaatactttgtcaaaattttatcaaaattaaacaagccaaattaattttagtgaaagtgtcaGGTACCACTTTAATACAAATATCTCTTAAagcaatacaaaatatataaagttcAGCAGCTGCATAATCTAAAAGCTTATTGCAAAATAATACTTTtacatactgtggattaattattattcgttggaaaccaatttttgtgtgttttgtgaATACAGATGAACCTTTTTTTTGTAAtagttcaacaaattacaaattcttTATAGGCTGAATGTAAAACTTGGCATAACCACATTATCATTATCCATGAAAATCTAAGTACTcttaaatccatgaaaattggtatccacgaaaataaatgaatccacagcattattttcaaattattcttTCCCTCTTATATCTCTTTAACCAGTATAACACTCAGTTTGATGCCCATaacacaaatatataaataaacaaaaaaaattgtatacataGTCACCATCTAAGCTGTTCTGTTAGTTCTGTTgtcaacaaaattaatttatataaaaatatttcaaatttctaaGGGGTAATTTGCTTCTTGTGCACCATACATTGTTTTGGGAGGGAGGGAATATTTCATTGTTGTTTTCTCAATTTACTTATGTGATGCAGAATATTCCAGTTCTAAAGACCAAAGTCCCTTTGCAGAAAATCATTGATGCTAATACATGTGATAATAGTTCGGCAATACATGCTTTTCATCTAACATATccataaatgttaaataaaacgTAATACAATGCAGAAAAATAGTCTCTTGCTTTTTTTAGACTGACAAATTAGTGCACAAGAAACATATCACGTTAAAATGGTCTTGTGTGAGGTATATTTGGCGTCAGGAAGGTGGATAAATAATATCTTTAACACAGactaaattatacaaaaatgttaGAAGTATATAAAATGATTGGCATCTAAACAAaatgaaacatgtttatatagACCATAGTGTATTAATCTTGTAAATGTCGCTCCCATTTACTCACATGACTATTTTAACACAAACATTTTTTATGACTGTTTGAGGTCCAAATATTAACAAGACTTTTCCTCAATATCTTAAGCATTActtataaacattttgaatacATATAAAACTTTCAGCATCTaccaaaatttcacaaaaaataaattatctgccactgttttgttttctatttttttgcgtttttgaaaataagtataTAGCTCCCTATACCAAGTCCAAAGCTAGGATACAAATCTGACATTTTAATACATAATGGTCTGGAAAATAATAGAGAAATATTGCATCTATTCTTAATTCAAATTAAGTCTACATATAGCAGAGACAGTGATAGCAGGCAATTGTGTGTTCAACGAAATTCCTAGGCATAGCTGTGATGATGATGTATACCTTGAGCCTAAGGTTTGGACGtacattaataataaaaacactaaaagtttgtataaacaagtGGCATTATGACTTTCCAACTCTTTTCTTCCTCACTGAAATGAAGAATAGCACATTATTATCAAAATAGCTAAATTATTGTGAATATGTATAATCgctgaaaattaagaaataaaagcatataaataaactcatcatagctatatatatagataccaggactaaattttatatatacgccagacgcgctttttgtctacaaaagactcatcagtgacgctcaaatccaaaaaagttaaaaaaaggccaggtaaatacgaagttgaagagcattgaggaccaaaattcctaaaatttttgccaaattcagctaaggtaatctatgcctgaggtagaaatgatttacttttacaaattgtgatttggttggagagttgtctcataggcactgatgcacatttactgattttttatattgtgaatccTTAAACACTGGCAAAAAAGTCTAAATCTAATTAATGCAATTGCTAAATAATTTATGAAGGCAAATCTTTACTGAAAATATAAATGCAACTTTATATTATAGAAAACCTGATActgttttttatcaataaaaactgCAGAATAATTTTTGAGTAATCAAAACTCTAAAGTAATGTATTTTGCAGAGattaaattttgaagatttaaaatGCAAGACCTGTTTTGCCTTAATGAAAACATTATTTGTAGGTATATTTTCTTGATCTTATCTTAATCTCCAAATAAGCAATAATGAACTCTTCATGAAATTAAATAATGCTCAGTGCTTGTAAATGCAAAATCTATATGATTTCTAGTTCAGTGGTGACATATTCTATTGAATGGCTGACAGTGTTATTATATTGATTTTTCTTTGCTTCCCTGATGTCAATTGATTTAGCAAAACAAGATGTACTGTGAGGCCACCCTTCACAAACTCCTTCTTTGATGTTCCCTACCGATGCCTTATAAAATTCAGTAAATAGgtagatatttatatttttttagcaaaCATAAGTCACATGTTTTAAGTCACAAAAACGATGTAAGAGCTAGAAAAATCTTTGAAtaaatcaatttgaaatgatttgttTCATAGAATATTTTGAGTAGACTGGTTTTTTATTATTCATAGGTGGGTAGGtatgcaacataaaaaaaaatcatttttgtgcTCAGCTACTTTTGCTCACTAATTTTCAATAAGtattcttaaaataaaaagttgctgagaaaaaagaaacaaaattttcatagaTGGTATAAGAATATataagttgtatatatataatacttacattcatcattattttcttgtattttttcatGAATTCTGACCCTAGCATCAGGAAATTCACAGGCAATACCAAATCGTAATATTGTAGGATTTTCTTCTACTAATTTAGTTAGCTGCATTTCTACTTTATTTCCTAGGACTtcaggtttctgaaaagacaataCATTAATGTAATTACAGAACCATCAATACGTCTATTAAGTAATAATTCTTTCATGTTAATTTTAACTTGGGTATGGATTATAATTagagcccttggatggtgtaaacttcccaaaaaaacatgtatggtgtaatggtgtatggcatatggtgcaatggtgtaaggtgtatggtgctatggtgtatggtgtaaggggaatggtgtaatggtgtatgaggaatggtgtgattgtgtaatgtgcgatcgggaatggtgtgaatgaacgGTGTACAACATTTCACTGGTTGAAAACGAAgctctttttgttttaattttttgaattgtaaacataaacaataataataatcttaatatttgaaatttaattgcttTATGGGTAATTTTGGATTGTGTAAATAGAATGgagaatggtgtatggtgtaatgtgtaacgtgtatggtgcaaaggtgtaacgcgTATGGTGTactggtacaaggtgtatggtgtaatggtgtatggtgttagtgggaagtttacaccatccaaggactgtatcaATATCTTTATATTAAATTTAAGCAAGGTGTAAAATGTtgacagaaataatgcatgcccATTTGCAAAAGTGCATAGAGCATGACACTAAAGATTTATTATGATTCTAATAGAAAAATTAGAACTTATATCCTCTGAAGTGGAACTATAATATAATGTTTGAAAGACAGCCATTTTGGTTTGATGAAGCCAAAATGATATATGGAAAATTAAAAGAgatgtattttacaaattattgAACATTGTAACTTAATATGTATTGTTGATAAACTCTTGTCTAACATCAGCAAATAGGAAGAAGGtgttaaaaatttcataaaagtgTTCATACATTACATTAAATCACTCTCAAGCTACTGACCAAATAAAAGGAAATTATGTTCAGTACTTGCAGTAATACCTGAGAAATGTGTAATGAAAATATGTGTTGGATTAACAGTCAGACAGACAAGGTGAATGCAATATAGCCCCAAATCTATAATTTTTCTGATCAACATTAATCACCTATGTAGAAATTCTGATTCTATAACTGACCAATGATGCGGTCACTTTTTTAAAGAACCtgaaaaatttgtaatgaaaacatGTGTTGGATAAACTGATGGACAGACAAAGTGAATGCAATATATCCCCACACCTTTAACTTGACTGGTCATCTTTAATTACCTGATTAGTAATTCTGAATTCTATAACTGATCAAATTATAGGTCATTCTTTTCAATAGTACCTGAAAAATTTGTGATGAAAACATGTGTTGGATAAACAGAAGGACAGACAACTTTTAGTGAAGGTAAATGCAATACAGCCccatatttataatttttctgATCAACATTATTTACCTGATTAGTAATTCTGAATTCtataactgtcatatttttatTGATTGCCTTCATTATTTCCAATATAGCTTCACCAGATATAAAATTAGATTCTATATTTAGATTCTTTAATGTTTTGTTGTCTTCTAAGGCTTTGGCTAATgtctgaaaaagaaagaaaacaaaaaatgatgATTGCATGTATTTTAGAAGTCTCATCTTAAAAATGCATAGATCTTAAGGAGGCTggagataaaaaaaattcaaccaatatttaaacaatttgttttcattacgaatttttatttattacactactATGGTTGTTAATTTATGATATCATactggtacaaaaatcaacccaaaaaaatcaatttgttctGGTCCCAAGtgacttttaaatatttacatcattgaaaaagctctaaattatctccctttggtgaaaaaaatgcCATGTTTTTGCCTTTAaattggtacaaaaatcaacccaaaaaaatcaatttgttttggtCCCAGGTGACTTTTTAAATGTTgacatcattgaaaaagctctaaattatctccctttggtgaaaaaatgcCATAATTTTGcctttaaattgaaatatctttttttatctcATTGGTGAACTTTTTTAATCCTTTTCTTCAACTAAGCTGTACCTAAACTAAACTATTgaaaaatttaagcgatttctgtattttgatattaccttttttttttttatcctattagttaaacagaaaaaaagtacctaaaccaaaatgcatgcttcttttaaaagagattgtgagcttaaatgaatggtgaccccatatttttattgtatttttctaTAGGGTATAGgataaagttttatttatttatagaaaaaatagggAAATCCTATGTAAGAAGAAACAATTGATTTATACCCCTTCACATAAAACATGCTTGTATTATTATCTGCTGTGGTTCACTGTTAGGGCTATTCCAtaaaaatgtatgtgggagggtaggaagggaagtttaatattaaatgtgggtcatgtgttttttttcaatatgcgTGTAATCCGTGTATTACCATTACGCATAATTTTCTAATGATGGTTCTTGTGTGTAGGGATATTTTAAAAGTCCCTACTTACCCTCccaaatacattttaatagaaTAGCTCTTATTATTTTCATGgagcagtgttctccccaggcagATATGACGCTGCGGTGCCGCAGCGCCTTCATAATATTTTCGGTAATCCCGCAGCGTGTTAATTGGCCGCTGTCCCTTACTACTTGATCCCGCAGCGTgttaattttcacattttctttataaatgttgGTTAAAATTGTCAAGTTGCTGATCACCCCTGAGAGGTCGGTCAGTGTTACGCAATATCTGATAATATGGTTTTACCTGAGCCACGCTTATCTCAGCCTTATCGGACTATGTTATCATGTAATAGCGTAAATGATCATCAAGAAGATAGATATTTTcagaagaaaatttaaaacttcagtgtagaaattgaagaaatagatCGCAAATAGATTGTATTTAGCATCGTGTGTGATTACTTGACCATTTATATAATGAATTTTTTCATTGGTCGAGAAGAAGAATCTATTTAAACACGACCAATGAACGTGTTCAATACACGTGATAGATTTAAATACACATTGCTAAAGATATTTACgatgaaaattatgaatgagagtatttgtagttgaaaaaattaaaataaactttgattaaaGATAACGAGAAGcgatttattttaattgaaagtaaaaaatgtTGCTTGCAAGGTAAATTCGTTTCAAACTGtcatatttttagaaataaaatgatcatTGAACATCGATCGTGAGTCCGTGCGTCGGGAACATATTATGTGACAATCAACACGGGTACGGAATCGCCGCGGCTTCTGTATAATGTCACTAGTAAATAATTCCAATAGTCTTAACTTTAACGAAATTTGGTTTATATCTACCTGCCAAAGATAGTTTTTAACAATAATGCACACGGAAGTGTAAATTAATGTCAAACTACGGAAACTAGTCAGctgttcattaaaatatttttgtttgaaaaaattgTATACCAACTACATGTATCTTAACCATATTCGATTTTATTAATTCTGAATGAACATTATCTCTGCAAATAACAAAGGGTGAATTCTAAGCAAAAGACATGATGGAAGTAGAAGGATTTTTTTCAGATCAATGATCGACTTCTAACTGTGAAAAGGGGAATACACCTCCCTCTACACTCAGCTGTCAGTATAAGCAGATGTTATAATTGCTTCTCCTAATCCCAACTGAGCTAAAGTTTTAGCAAGTGATAACAGCAAGCACCATGTTTCTGGTTTCAGTGACAATTAAGCGGCTGACTGAGTTTTCATGGCTTAGAAATGTTAAAGGGGGTATAAGCAAAAGTTATTATGATTGAGAGGGGGTTTTCAACCCTGAAGAGGATTAAGACAACATTGAGGAACAGACTGTCCAACAAAATAACACTATCTTGAAACAATATCCCTAGAAGTAGCAGAGTACagagatgaatatttatattttgacttctttaattgactgaatataaataacttttgtgtttaaaatcaatttatttcatatatctaTTATATTCTTGTATAAATTCATTAATACTCTGCATTATTAAACACACAACACAAAGCAATATTGCATGTTATGATTTATGACTGATTGATTCAGATCATAAAAGTTCACTATAAAAAAGGAGTTACGCACTCTTGAATTTTGCGCCTTgaaaaaatcctggggagaacactgtggAGTATTAACAAAAAAAAGCTATGCACATTCCAGAATAGATAGTTGTtctcttcaaatattttttaacattttaaaaattttttgGATTAGATATTCTAACATTATCTTACTTTCAAAACATGACTAAATCCTCTTTTGCATTTTTTAGTAGAAGATatcaatgtttttaaaatgttgataaaaattcCTTTTAGTAATGGATCATTTCACTTTCCATCATAGGAATTTCTGACAATTATATTGTTATGTCATAATTTAATTACCTTTGCGACTTTATCTGTAGCTGCCGTACTAGCCATTTCTAACGTCTCTAgctgtgtgtttgttttcagAGCCTCACAAAATTCACATAATCTTTCTAGGGATATATTCTGAAATATTGTATACATTGTTATAAACTCACAATTACTGAACCTTACTGAAATTTagtaaacaagaggctgtcacaacgacagcaaaccggatttattaacatttatttgtgtcctggcaatatcacaagaaccattactgatgaatggtgaaagtgaaaatcgtcaatatcaaatttgacctccattttgtcatcagtatcaacatattaaaatttgaagagcttagattgaatggttcatgagtaaatgcaacaacctgaatggaaacgccattttacgatctttcaagaaccataactcctgaacggtaaaagtcaaaatcgtcattattgaacttgacctctattttgtcatccgtaacaacatattaaaatttcaaaagctttaattgaatggttcatgagaaaatgcacggacacgacgggaaacaccatttttcaatctttcaagaaccataactcctgaacggtaaaagtcaaaatcgtcattattgaacttgacctccattttgtcatcagtaacagcatattaaaatttcggaagctttggtagaacagttcatgcataaatgcacggacacgactggaaactccatttttcaatctttcaagaaccataactcctgaacggtaaaagtcaaattcgtcattattgaacttgacctccattctttcataagtaacaacatattaaaatttgggatgctttggtagaacagttcatgcgtaaatgcacggacaactccatttttcaatctttcaagaaccataactcctgaacggtaaaagtcaaaatcgccattattgaacttgaccttcgaatagttgtcagtaataacatattaaaattttaaaagctttggttgaacggttcatgagttaatgcacggacaacatttgattgccgcccgcccgcccgcccgcccgcccgcccgcccgccgtacatccccaaatcaataaccgacatttttgtcacaaaaatccggttaaaaaaacaaactatgtGCACTTTCATTTTGCCCCCTccccacaacaacaaaaaatacattcATATAGATGTCAAAGTAATCCTTTTATTCCTTTTCACTTTTATTTTGCACCcacaaatatttttctcacaaatttcttaaagaaaaacagacacaAATAAATGTCTCTCATTTGTCATGAGAACCaacatatttcaatttgaaaagaaTAGGATAAAGCCTTCACAAGTGAATCGACATATATTTCCATTTTCCAATCAACCAAGGCTGTAATTCCCAAACAGTGATGGTGAAAATTGTCTAACATTAAGACTAAGGTTGACATTATGAAGTCATAAAGATTTGTCTCCCTTACCTTGATATTATTTAGATTAAGGTGTTTAAGACTAGAATCGTTATCTTTCAGTTTCTGTAAAGATTGGACGACATCTGTTTTATTTTCTGGTTCATTTGGCATCAGTTTCAGTTCCTGGGCTTTGGCTACTCCTGTAAACAAAGACACTTGTAAGTTAATAAactcttttttaatatattacttAAGGTGAtaactaacactacagggagataactctgtaaatcagcaaaatgttttaattacgttgtgttgttaagggaatgttaagcttctcaatgattcaaattagtgtttgtcaaactgctatataaccagtgcaaTTTCTCTGacaaattggttggttcaaattttttaagagggtcaaagtaaatactttgtcaaaattttatgaaaattaaactagtcaaattaattttagtgaaggtgttgggtaccaccttaaaggaaaagaaaaatataaaggcATGATAACCAGTGagatcaaatgataaaataataaatttaataaaaaagaactaatgataatgaaattaataaaaaggGACAGTTCTCTCACAAGTAACTCATTATAAGGTATGTTTTTACTGTTATTccatcttatgcattttttataaaGAGTCTatttattaaaaggaaaatatatcAACTTTTTATCTAATAAACAAACCAAAAGTAGAACATTTCATTTTCTTTCATTGGACCTTCAGCATTTCCAAAATTTCTCTCTATCTCTAATGTAATTTCAGCTgcattaaaatgaaaatgactGTCAAATTGGTCAGATTAGCAAAATATATTTCTTAATTCCTTGTGAAGTTCAACTAATGTGACTGCAACTTACCTTTGAATCCACCAAATTGTCCTGAGATTTCTTCTGTTTCTAAAGAAGCATAATACTGTTGTTGTGTTAACATACTGTGAAAACCCAGGACAgctaaaaaatacaattataaacatGTAAAGGTACTGTGAAAACCCAGGACAGctaaaaaacacaattataaacATGTAAAGGTACTGTGAAAACCCAGGACAGCTAATACACACAATTATAAACATGAAAAGATACTGTGAAAACCAGGGACAGctaaaaaacacaattataaacATGTAAAGGTACTGTGAAAACCCAGGACAGctaaaaaacacaattataaacATGTAAAGGTACTGTGAAAAACCAGGACAgctaaaaaatacaattataaacatGTAAAGGTACTGTGAAAACCCAGGACAGctaaaaaacacaattataaacATGTAAAGGTACTGTGAAAACCCAGGACAGCTAAAAACACAACTATAAACATGTAAAGGTACTGTGAAAACCAGGGACAgctaaaaaatacaattataaacatGTAAAGGTACTGTGAAAACCCAGGACAGctaaaaaacacaattataaacATGTAAAGGTACTGTGAAAACCCAGGACAGctaaaaaacacaattataaacATGTAAAGGTACTGTGAAAACCAGGGACAgctaaaaaatacaattataaacatGTAAAGGTACTGTGAAAACCAGGGACAGCTAAAAAACACACTATTATAAACATGTAAAGGTACTGTGAAAACCAGGGACAGCTAAAAAACACACTATTATAAACATGTAAAGGTACTGTGAAAACCAGGGACAgctaaaaaatacaattataaacatGTAAAGGTACTGTGAAAACCCAGGACAGctaaaaaacacaattataaacATGTAAAGGTACTGTGAAAACCCAGGACAgctaaaaaatacaattataaacatGTAAAGGTACTGTGAAAACCCAGGACAGctaaaaaacacaattataaacATGTAAAGGTACTGTGAAAACCAGGGACAgctaaaaaatacaattataaacatGTAAAGGTACTGTGAAAACCCAGGACAGctaaaaaacacaattataaacATGTAAAGGTACTGTGAAAACCCAGGACAGCTAAAAAACACTATTATAAACATGTAAAGGTACTGTAAAAACCAGGGACAGCTAATACACACAATTATAAACATGTAAAGGTACTGTGAAAACCAGGGACAGCTAATACACACAATTATAAACATGTAAAGGTACTGTGAAAACCAGGGACAGctaaaaaacacaattataaacATGTAAAGGTACTGTGAAAACCCAGGACAgctaaaaaatacaattataaacatGTAAAGGTACTGTGAAAACCCAGGACAGCTAAACAACACAATTATAAACATGTAAAGGTACTGTGAAAACCAGGGACAGctaaaaaacacaattataaacATGTAAAGGTACTGTGAAAACCCAGGACAgctaaaaaatacaattataaacatGTAAAGGTACTGTGAAAACCCAGGACAGCTAAACAACACAATTATAAACATGTAAAGGTACTGTGAAAACCAGGGACAGctaaaaaacacaattataaacATGTAAAGGTACTGTGAAAACCCAGGACAgctaaaaaatacaattataaacatGTAAAGGTACTGTGAAAACCCAGGACAGCTAAACAACACAATTATAAACATGTAAAGGTACTGTGAAAACCCAGGACAGCTAAACAACACAATTATAAACATGTAAAGGTACTGTGAAAACCAGGGACAGCTAAACAATACAATTATAAACATGTAAAGGTACTGTGAAAACCAGGGACAgctaaaaacagtaaaatttaatttattaaaaaactgataaactgttatcacagagatatgtctcccCTTCtagtaattttgattatgcaaatgttgaaatcaaaatagcaatactttaacatcttacacaagttatgcaaatattcaaagtttttttaCTATGACTAAGttatatgccaatgcttatacaactgcatactaaatatcattgacctaccacttgtggttcctcataaactgacctaatcacaaactagtACATGTAAATAAGCAAAAATTTCGAAGTCAatagactgtgactgagggggcagggccaaataatctccatggaaatgagatgtgccaatgcttaaacaactgcataccaaatatgattgacctaccacttgtggttccccataaactgacctaatcacaaactaatacatttaaataacaaaaatttcgaagtcaatagaccgtgactgagggggcagggccaaataatctccatggaaatgagatgtgccaatgcttaaacaactgcataccaaatatgattgacctaccacttgtggttccccataaactgacctaatcacaaactaatacatttaaataacaaaaatttcgaagtcaatagaccgtgactgagggggcagggccaaataatctccatggaaatgagatgtgccaatgattatacaactgcataccaaatatgattgacctaccacttgtggttcaccgtaaactagacctaatcacaaactaatacattgttgccGCCGCCGTTGCtgacgccggaaacagcatacctatgtctcaatttttgactctgtcaaggcgagacaaaaatccAGGACAGCTAtagataataattataaatatgttG
Encoded here:
- the LOC139494722 gene encoding tropomodulin-2-like; translated protein: MSEQPELSEFPNLKGVVPDISLDDLDELLGKLTAEELDELNGDFDPDNSLLPPSDRMKNQTDKSATGPFSRQKLLKWLEEKAKNEKDWELIKPYVGEKRGKAFKPKAEPKKKMTEDEAKEDTEWDDLLKEASEEELVDLAAVLGFHSMLTQQQYYASLETEEISGQFGGFKGVAKAQELKLMPNEPENKTDVVQSLQKLKDNDSSLKHLNLNNIKNISLERLCEFCEALKTNTQLETLEMASTAATDKVAKTLAKALEDNKTLKNLNIESNFISGEAILEIMKAINKNMTVIEFRITNQKPEVLGNKVEMQLTKLVEENPTILRFGIACEFPDARVRIHEKIQENNDELRKKRVGKS